The following coding sequences lie in one Streptomyces albofaciens JCM 4342 genomic window:
- a CDS encoding lysophospholipid acyltransferase family protein produces MYGLWKPRVLGAWRVPATGPVILAVNHTHGLDGPMLMGTAPRPVHFLIKKEAFVGPLDPFLRGIGQLKVDRSGTDRKAVTDALAVLANGGVLGIFPEGTRGEGDFASLRAGLAYFAVRSGAPVVPVAVLGSAERRSRAVKAVPPLRSRVDVVFGDAFAAGDGSGRRTRTALDAATTRIQERLTAHLAQARRLTGH; encoded by the coding sequence ATGTACGGGCTGTGGAAGCCGCGGGTGCTGGGCGCCTGGCGGGTCCCGGCCACCGGGCCGGTGATCCTCGCGGTCAACCACACCCACGGCCTGGACGGCCCGATGCTGATGGGCACCGCGCCCCGGCCGGTGCACTTCCTGATCAAGAAGGAAGCGTTCGTCGGCCCGCTGGACCCCTTCCTGCGCGGCATCGGCCAGCTGAAGGTGGACCGCTCCGGCACCGACCGCAAGGCCGTCACCGACGCGCTGGCCGTGCTGGCGAACGGCGGCGTGCTGGGAATCTTCCCGGAGGGCACCCGGGGCGAGGGCGACTTCGCCTCGCTGCGGGCCGGCCTGGCGTACTTCGCGGTGCGCTCCGGCGCCCCCGTGGTGCCGGTGGCCGTGCTGGGCAGCGCGGAGCGCCGCAGCCGGGCCGTCAAGGCGGTGCCGCCGCTGCGCAGCCGCGTGGACGTGGTCTTCGGCGACGCGTTCGCGGCCGGTGACGGCAGCGGCCGGCGCACCCGTACCGCGCTGGACGCGGCCACGACGCGCATACAGGAGCGGCTGACCGCTCACCTTGCCCAGGCCAGGCGCCTGACCGGGCACTGA
- the der gene encoding ribosome biogenesis GTPase Der, protein MNDQIPTGDEHGALGDAEYTEFMELAAQEGFDLEEVEGDIAAAGHGPLPVLAVVGRPNVGKSTLVNRMIGRREAVVEDKPGVTRDRVTYEAEWNGRRFKVVDTGGWEQDVLGIDASVAMQAEFAIEAADAVVFVVDAKVGATDTDEAVVKLLRRAGKPVVLVANKVDGPSGEADAAMLWSLGLGEPHPVSALHGRGTGDMLDAALEALPEAPEQTFGTPVGGPRRIALIGRPNVGKSSLLNKLAGEERVVVNEMAGTTRDPVDELIELGGKTWKFVDTAGIRKRVHLQAGADYYASLRTAAAVEKAEVAIVLIDASESISVQDQRIITMAVEAGRALVIAYNKWDQLDEERRFYLEREIERDLVQIPWAMRVNVSARTGRHMDKLVPAIETAIEGWETRVPTGRLNAFLGEIVAAHPHPIRGGKQPRILFGTQAGTKPPRFVLFASGFLEAGYRRFVERRLREEFGFEGTPIHISVRVREKRSKKK, encoded by the coding sequence ATGAACGACCAGATCCCCACCGGCGACGAGCACGGTGCGCTTGGTGACGCCGAGTACACGGAGTTCATGGAGCTCGCCGCCCAGGAGGGCTTCGACCTGGAGGAGGTCGAGGGCGACATCGCCGCGGCCGGGCACGGCCCGCTGCCCGTCCTCGCCGTCGTCGGCCGCCCCAATGTCGGCAAGTCGACCCTGGTGAACCGCATGATCGGCCGCCGCGAGGCGGTCGTCGAGGACAAGCCGGGCGTCACCCGCGACCGGGTCACCTACGAGGCCGAGTGGAACGGCCGCCGCTTCAAGGTCGTCGACACCGGCGGCTGGGAGCAGGACGTGCTCGGCATCGACGCCTCGGTGGCGATGCAGGCCGAGTTCGCGATCGAGGCCGCCGACGCGGTGGTCTTCGTGGTGGACGCCAAGGTCGGCGCCACCGACACCGACGAGGCCGTGGTCAAGCTGCTGCGCCGGGCCGGCAAGCCGGTCGTGCTGGTCGCCAACAAGGTGGACGGGCCGTCCGGCGAGGCCGACGCCGCCATGCTGTGGTCGCTGGGCCTGGGCGAGCCGCACCCGGTTTCCGCGCTGCACGGCCGCGGCACCGGCGACATGCTGGACGCCGCCCTCGAAGCGCTCCCCGAGGCGCCCGAGCAGACCTTCGGCACCCCGGTCGGCGGGCCGCGCCGGATCGCGCTGATCGGCCGTCCGAACGTCGGCAAGTCCTCGCTGCTGAACAAGCTCGCCGGCGAGGAGCGGGTGGTCGTCAACGAGATGGCGGGCACCACCCGCGACCCGGTCGACGAGCTGATCGAGCTGGGCGGCAAGACCTGGAAGTTCGTGGACACCGCGGGCATCCGCAAGCGCGTCCACCTCCAGGCGGGCGCCGACTACTACGCCTCGCTGCGCACCGCGGCCGCCGTGGAGAAGGCCGAGGTCGCGATCGTCCTGATCGACGCGAGCGAGTCCATCAGCGTCCAGGACCAGCGGATCATCACGATGGCCGTGGAGGCGGGCCGCGCGCTGGTCATCGCGTACAACAAGTGGGACCAGCTGGACGAGGAGCGCCGCTTCTACCTGGAGCGGGAGATCGAGCGGGACCTCGTGCAGATCCCGTGGGCGATGCGGGTCAATGTCTCGGCGCGCACCGGCCGCCACATGGACAAGCTGGTCCCGGCGATCGAGACGGCGATCGAGGGCTGGGAGACCCGGGTGCCCACCGGCCGTCTGAACGCCTTCCTCGGTGAGATCGTCGCCGCCCACCCGCACCCGATCCGGGGCGGCAAGCAGCCGCGCATCCTCTTCGGCACCCAGGCGGGCACCAAGCCGCCGCGCTTCGTGCTCTTCGCCTCCGGCTTCCTGGAGGCCGGCTACCGCCGCTTCGTCGAGCGCCGGCTGCGCGAGGAGTTCGGCTTCGAGGGGACGCCGATCCACATCTCGGTGCGGGTGCGCGAGAAGCGCAGCAAGAAGAAGTAA